The proteins below come from a single Gimesia alba genomic window:
- the mnmA gene encoding tRNA 2-thiouridine(34) synthase MnmA: MSQRVVLAMSGGVDSSAAAHLLLEQGYEVIGLFMRSGATEETACTVEDKNSLPVLNVKPHKQGCCSASDAADARRVADMLDIPFHALNFQDAFGRIKDYFADEYLAGRTPNPCVMCNNWLKFGKLWDFAEQVGASYISTGHYAQLKSIADESRPALVRGLDRSKDQSYVLFGIQPDLLEKIIFPVGGFVKPEIRELAGEAGLRTANKPDSQEICFIPDNDYFGFLNRYRGQQETAGEMVDTQGNVVGHHKGYENYTIGQRKRLGVAFGTPRFVIKIEPETRRVVIGTRDDLARRTLEANRSNWLIDSPGSELRCQAQIRYQHKEADCTVEILDEDRFRVTFDDPEYGVAPGQAVVLYEQDRVLGGGWIM, encoded by the coding sequence ATGTCCCAGCGAGTCGTTTTGGCGATGAGTGGCGGTGTCGACAGTTCCGCAGCCGCTCATTTACTTTTGGAACAAGGCTATGAAGTCATCGGGCTGTTTATGCGGTCCGGTGCGACAGAAGAAACCGCCTGCACCGTCGAGGATAAAAATAGTCTCCCCGTGCTGAATGTGAAACCGCACAAGCAGGGTTGCTGCTCGGCCAGCGATGCCGCTGATGCACGCCGCGTTGCTGACATGCTGGATATCCCATTCCATGCGCTGAACTTCCAGGATGCATTTGGGCGTATCAAAGATTACTTCGCTGATGAATATTTAGCCGGCCGCACTCCCAATCCTTGTGTGATGTGCAACAACTGGCTTAAGTTTGGCAAACTCTGGGATTTTGCAGAGCAAGTCGGGGCGTCCTACATCTCAACCGGACACTATGCCCAGTTAAAATCGATTGCCGACGAAAGTCGCCCGGCGCTGGTGCGCGGCCTTGATCGCTCCAAGGATCAATCATATGTTCTATTTGGAATTCAACCGGACTTGTTGGAGAAAATAATCTTTCCTGTTGGTGGATTTGTAAAACCGGAAATCCGAGAGCTTGCAGGAGAAGCCGGCTTACGCACCGCCAACAAGCCGGACAGCCAAGAAATCTGCTTCATTCCCGACAACGATTATTTTGGTTTTCTCAATCGCTATCGTGGGCAACAGGAAACAGCGGGAGAAATGGTAGACACGCAAGGGAACGTCGTCGGCCATCATAAGGGTTACGAAAATTATACCATCGGTCAACGCAAACGACTGGGAGTGGCATTTGGAACTCCACGGTTTGTCATTAAAATCGAACCTGAAACGAGGCGTGTGGTCATTGGAACGCGCGATGATCTGGCGCGTCGAACATTAGAAGCCAATCGCAGCAACTGGCTGATTGATAGCCCCGGCTCCGAACTTCGCTGTCAGGCACAAATTCGTTATCAACACAAAGAAGCAGACTGTACTGTCGAAATTCTGGACGAAGATCGCTTCCGAGTCACGTTTGATGATCCAGAATATGGAGTGGCGCCGGGTCAGGCAGTCGTGCTGTATGAGCAAGATCGCGTACTGGGTGGCGGCTGGATCATGTAG